A genome region from Halorussus pelagicus includes the following:
- a CDS encoding GH92 family glycosyl hydrolase produces MTNRHSDTWQTGVNWTRRALLGTGTSIMAGFAGCSRSGEDRPETTKYEGSNRSQLAPDDDAPKPAIDGKKPTEWVAPCIDTTDTRWFYFSSACRPFGLVNLSPDTITDGAWDAGYVYDREYIRCFSHIHAWQLAGIPVMPTTGEFKGHRGMDAYESRFSHDRETIIPGYHQVELEAYDITAELTASTRVGVHRYTFPDDDESRILFDTGADIGQSEVSHTEVRRVSDSEIEGYSLLDSTIRRPNKTPVFFVAQFSKPFEAFEGWEGGEQCDKGVDSVAGSDAGAAVRYNTSDGDRIIVRVGVSYTSVEGARRNLNAEFQDSNFDEVRADAVAEWNQWLGRIELSGGSDRQKTKFYTDLWHALLGRRIVSDVDGQYSDYTNDFRTVRRVETDEEGEPRYPHHQHDAWWGSQWNLNILWSMAYPRVMASFCNSMIRMYEDGDLLPRGPSGGNYTYVMIGDQAVPFISAAWHKGIRDFDIQTAYEGLRKNAFPGGIRDHAGYEHANNAHGGGMRHYVEQGYVPADIEANGYHLEGASMTLEYAYQDWCLAELAASLGRVEDASMFRERAQNYRHIWDDDRGYMRPKSTDGSWLTPFHPLGEGNTTEDFTEANAAIYTNFVPHDVAGLADLFGGRDEYADWLETAFKDGMEYDFVPERDERADCRVDFGNQPGLHMAHLFNYLGRPWAAQKWVRQVKREAYGDVSPDAGYNGDEDQGQMGALGVLMALGLFSVRGGAAAVPVYEVTSPIFDEVTIHLNGDYYDGETFTIRTTNNSQNNQYIQAASLNGKSLDRPWFRHEMFAAGGTLELELGSEPNKSWGSNPSDIPPSGHEDEN; encoded by the coding sequence ATGACGAATCGTCATTCAGATACATGGCAAACGGGGGTCAACTGGACGCGCCGTGCGTTGCTAGGAACTGGCACAAGTATCATGGCGGGATTTGCTGGCTGTAGCCGTTCCGGAGAGGATAGACCGGAAACCACGAAGTACGAAGGTTCGAATAGATCACAACTCGCACCTGACGACGATGCCCCCAAACCAGCGATAGATGGGAAGAAACCTACTGAGTGGGTGGCACCATGTATCGACACCACTGATACACGTTGGTTTTATTTCTCCTCGGCCTGCAGACCATTCGGGTTAGTAAATCTCAGTCCGGATACGATTACCGACGGGGCGTGGGACGCTGGCTACGTATATGACCGTGAGTACATCCGGTGTTTCAGTCATATCCACGCGTGGCAATTGGCTGGAATTCCAGTAATGCCGACGACCGGCGAGTTCAAGGGGCATCGCGGAATGGACGCTTACGAGTCGCGGTTTAGCCACGACCGCGAAACAATCATTCCTGGCTACCATCAAGTTGAACTGGAAGCCTACGATATTACTGCCGAACTGACGGCCAGCACTCGAGTCGGCGTCCATCGCTATACTTTTCCTGACGACGATGAAAGCCGAATTCTCTTCGACACTGGTGCCGACATCGGCCAAAGTGAGGTATCTCATACCGAGGTTCGACGTGTCAGCGACAGTGAAATAGAAGGATACTCACTACTTGACAGCACCATTCGACGGCCGAACAAGACACCCGTGTTCTTCGTCGCTCAGTTTAGTAAGCCGTTCGAAGCCTTTGAGGGGTGGGAAGGTGGAGAACAGTGTGACAAAGGAGTCGATTCAGTAGCAGGCAGTGATGCTGGCGCTGCCGTTCGATACAATACGTCTGATGGCGATCGCATTATAGTCAGGGTCGGCGTCTCCTATACGAGTGTCGAGGGGGCGCGGCGCAATCTCAACGCTGAGTTTCAGGACTCGAACTTCGACGAGGTTCGGGCGGACGCTGTGGCAGAGTGGAATCAGTGGTTAGGACGTATCGAATTGTCGGGCGGTTCTGATAGACAAAAGACAAAATTCTATACGGACCTGTGGCATGCACTACTGGGTCGGCGTATTGTAAGTGACGTTGACGGCCAGTACAGCGACTACACTAACGACTTCAGAACGGTTCGCCGAGTAGAAACCGACGAGGAGGGTGAACCTCGCTATCCCCACCACCAGCACGATGCATGGTGGGGAAGTCAGTGGAATTTGAACATCCTTTGGTCGATGGCGTATCCACGGGTAATGGCGAGCTTCTGTAACTCGATGATTCGTATGTACGAAGACGGAGATCTACTCCCCCGCGGTCCTTCTGGTGGTAATTACACATACGTCATGATCGGTGATCAGGCAGTTCCGTTCATCTCCGCGGCATGGCACAAGGGCATCCGCGACTTCGATATACAAACTGCCTACGAGGGTCTGCGAAAAAACGCCTTCCCTGGCGGCATTCGCGATCATGCTGGCTACGAACACGCTAACAACGCCCACGGCGGCGGAATGAGACACTACGTGGAACAAGGATACGTCCCAGCCGATATCGAGGCTAACGGTTATCACCTCGAAGGTGCGTCAATGACCCTTGAATACGCGTATCAAGATTGGTGCCTGGCAGAACTTGCCGCCTCGCTAGGTCGTGTCGAGGACGCATCGATGTTTCGGGAGCGAGCGCAGAACTATCGGCACATCTGGGATGACGATCGCGGATACATGCGACCGAAGAGCACAGATGGATCCTGGCTCACGCCGTTCCATCCATTAGGGGAAGGAAATACCACCGAGGACTTCACCGAGGCAAACGCCGCTATCTACACTAACTTCGTGCCGCACGACGTTGCAGGTTTGGCTGATCTTTTCGGGGGTCGCGACGAGTACGCCGATTGGCTCGAAACAGCATTCAAGGATGGCATGGAATACGATTTCGTCCCGGAACGCGACGAGCGAGCGGACTGTCGCGTTGACTTCGGAAATCAGCCGGGGTTGCACATGGCTCATCTGTTCAACTATCTTGGGCGACCATGGGCAGCTCAGAAGTGGGTCCGACAGGTCAAACGAGAAGCCTACGGCGACGTGTCACCCGACGCTGGTTATAATGGTGATGAGGACCAAGGACAGATGGGTGCGCTGGGCGTTCTTATGGCCCTCGGCCTCTTCTCAGTTCGCGGCGGCGCAGCAGCTGTTCCAGTGTACGAAGTGACGTCCCCTATCTTCGACGAGGTGACGATTCACCTCAACGGGGACTACTACGACGGCGAGACGTTCACGATTCGGACGACGAACAACAGCCAGAATAATCAGTACATACAGGCCGCTAGTCTTAATGGCAAGTCACTTGACCGACCCTGGTTCCGACACGAGATGTTTGCGGCGGGTGGGACACTCGAATTAGAACTTGGCTCGGAACCGAACAAGAGTTGGGGGAGCAACCCGTCCGACATACCACCGTCGGGGCATGAGGACGAAAATTAG